A window of the Brassica napus cultivar Da-Ae chromosome C5, Da-Ae, whole genome shotgun sequence genome harbors these coding sequences:
- the LOC106346729 gene encoding LOW QUALITY PROTEIN: cytochrome P450 72C1 (The sequence of the model RefSeq protein was modified relative to this genomic sequence to represent the inferred CDS: deleted 1 base in 1 codon) — protein MIEIIVARKVLLIGVSILILNWVWRAVNWVWLRPKRLEKYLKKQGFSGNSYRILMGDMRESNQMDQVAHSLPLPLTADFLPRMMPFLHHTVLNHGKKCFTWYGPYPNVIVMDPETLREIMSRHELFPKPKIGSHNHVFLSGLLNHEGPNWSKHRSILNPAFRIDNLKSILPAFSSSCKDMLEEWEKLASAKGTVELDSWTYCHDLTRNMLARASFGDSYKDGIKIFEVQQEQIDLGLQAIRSVYIPGSKFLPTKFNKRLRETERDMRAMFKSMIETKAKEIKRGRQADKDSDCCSRCWLRIQSKSKNKDQIQG, from the exons ATGATTGAGATAATTGTAGCAAGAAAGGTGCTCTTGATCGGAGTTTCGATCTTGATACTGAATTGGGTATGGAGAGCCGTGAATTGGGTTTGGTTAAGGCCAAAGAGACTGGAGAAATATCTAAAGAAACAAGGATTTTCTGGAAATTCTTACAGAATTTTGATGGGAGATATGAGAGAGAGTAATCAGATGGATCAAGTTGCtcactctcttcctctcccTCTCACCGCTGATTTTCTCCCTCGCATGATGCCTTTTCTCCATCACACTGTTCTAAATCATG gGAAGAAGTGTTTCACATGGTACGGACCGTACCCGAACGTGATAGTAATGGATCCAGAGACACTACGGGAGATAATGTCAAGACACGAACTCTTCCCAAAACCAAAGATTGGGTCACACAATCATGTTTTCCTCAGTGGTCTTCTCAATCATGAAGGTCCTAACTGGTCCAAACATCGAAGCATTCTTAACCCTGCTTTTCGTATCGACAATTTGaag AGCATACTTCCAGCATTCAGCTCAAGTTGCAAAGATATGTTAGAAGAATGGGAGAAATTAGCGTCAGCAAAAGGAACAGTGGAACTTGATTCATGGACTTACTGTCATGATTTGACAAGAAACATGCTTGCTCGTGCTTCTTTTGGTGATTCCTACAAAGATGGCATCAAAATCTTCGAAGTCCAGCAAGAACAAATTGATCTTGGTCTCCAAGCTATTCGTTCCGTCTACATCCCTGGATCAaa ATTTTTGCCAACAAAGTTCAACAAGAGGTTGAGAGAGACCGAAAGGGACATGAGGGCTATGTTTAAATCTATGATTGAGACAAAAGCTAAGGAGATAAAACGAGGAAGACAAGCCGACAAGGACAGcgac tgttgttctcgatgtTGGCTTCGAATACAAAGCAAATCAAAGAACAAGGACCAGATTCAGGGCTGA